The following coding sequences are from one Streptomyces sp. V3I7 window:
- a CDS encoding pyridoxal phosphate-dependent aminotransferase, translated as MARMTSRPLLNRRLAEFGTTIFAEMSALAARTGSINLGQGFPDTDGPEEVREAAVRALRDGRGNQYPPGPGVPELRTAIAAHQQRRYGLAYDPDTEVLVTAGATEAIAASLLALLEPGDEVIAFEPYYDSYAAGIALAGGRRVPVTLRPHTAPDGTAAFRLDLDELRAAVTDRTRLLLINTPHNPTGTVLTRGELAAIAELAVERDLLVVTDEVYEHLVFDDAEHLPLATFPGMRERTVSIGSSGKTFSFTGWKVGWVTGSPELVAAVRSAKQFLTYVSAGPFQYAVAEALSLPDSYFDGFRADMLARRDLLAAGLAEAGFGVFRPVGTYFVTTDIRPLGEKDGFAFCRALPERAGVVAIPNAVFYDHREEGAPFVRFAFCKQPSVLEEAARRLKTLGG; from the coding sequence ATGGCCCGCATGACCTCACGCCCGCTCCTCAACCGCCGGCTCGCCGAGTTCGGGACGACGATCTTCGCCGAGATGTCGGCGCTCGCGGCCCGCACCGGATCGATCAACCTCGGTCAGGGATTCCCCGACACCGACGGCCCCGAGGAGGTCCGGGAGGCCGCGGTGCGCGCGCTGCGCGACGGCCGCGGCAACCAGTACCCGCCGGGTCCGGGCGTCCCCGAGCTGCGCACGGCGATCGCGGCGCACCAGCAGCGCCGCTACGGACTGGCGTACGACCCCGACACCGAGGTCCTGGTGACGGCGGGCGCCACCGAGGCGATCGCCGCCTCGCTGCTGGCCCTGCTGGAGCCCGGCGACGAGGTCATCGCCTTCGAGCCGTACTACGACTCCTACGCCGCGGGCATCGCGCTGGCGGGCGGCAGGCGCGTGCCGGTCACCCTCCGCCCCCACACCGCCCCCGACGGCACCGCCGCCTTCCGGCTCGACCTCGACGAGCTGCGCGCGGCGGTGACCGACCGCACCCGGCTGCTGCTGATCAACACCCCGCACAACCCGACCGGCACGGTGCTCACCCGCGGGGAGCTGGCCGCGATCGCCGAGCTGGCGGTGGAGCGGGACCTGCTGGTGGTGACGGACGAGGTGTACGAGCACCTGGTCTTCGACGACGCCGAGCACCTGCCGCTGGCCACGTTCCCCGGGATGCGCGAGCGCACGGTCTCGATCGGGTCGAGCGGCAAGACGTTCTCGTTCACCGGCTGGAAGGTCGGCTGGGTGACGGGCTCGCCGGAGCTGGTCGCGGCGGTCCGCTCGGCGAAGCAGTTCCTGACGTACGTCTCGGCGGGGCCGTTCCAGTACGCGGTGGCCGAGGCGCTGTCGCTGCCCGACTCCTACTTCGACGGCTTCCGCGCGGACATGCTGGCCCGGCGGGACCTGCTCGCGGCGGGGCTGGCCGAGGCGGGCTTCGGCGTCTTCAGGCCCGTCGGCACGTACTTCGTCACCACCGACATCCGCCCGCTCGGCGAGAAGGACGGCTTCGCCTTCTGCCGCGCCCTGCCGGAGCGGGCCGGGGTCGTCGCCATCCCGAACGCGGTCTTCTACGACCACCGCGAGGAGGGCGCCCCGTTCGTCCGCTTCGCCTTCTGCAAACAGCCGTCCGTCCTGGAGGAGGCGGCCCGCCGCCTGAAGACGCTCGGGGGCTGA
- a CDS encoding DUF2617 family protein: MLTTLNTSYSDTSAADLAWALGREPLPALATLDLELFGTKLQLRLLGASHQVLVEGERVTCSETVACIPGSRTPLPLGVAKRVGDWEYEFAARVEALTPGSFAGRAQELLALVSEHPHGLAGVFPGSPYAFTALLAHRHEGQVHWRTWHAYPQDGQLVATRTRVGARVPAAQSC; this comes from the coding sequence ATGCTCACGACCCTGAACACCTCCTACAGCGACACAAGTGCGGCCGACCTCGCCTGGGCCCTGGGCCGCGAGCCGCTCCCCGCACTGGCCACCCTCGACCTCGAACTGTTCGGGACGAAGCTGCAGTTGAGGCTGCTGGGCGCGTCCCACCAGGTACTCGTGGAGGGGGAGCGGGTCACCTGCTCGGAAACGGTGGCGTGCATCCCGGGGTCCAGGACACCCCTCCCGCTGGGCGTCGCCAAGCGCGTCGGCGACTGGGAGTACGAGTTCGCGGCGCGCGTCGAGGCCCTCACGCCGGGCTCGTTCGCGGGCCGCGCCCAGGAGTTGCTGGCCCTCGTCTCCGAGCACCCGCACGGCCTCGCCGGCGTCTTCCCCGGCAGCCCGTACGCGTTCACGGCGCTGCTCGCCCACCGCCACGAGGGCCAGGTGCACTGGCGTACGTGGCACGCGTACCCGCAGGACGGGCAGTTGGTGGCGACGCGTACCCGGGTCGGGGCGCGGGTGCCCGCGGCTCAGTCGTGTTAG
- a CDS encoding polyamine aminopropyltransferase — translation MIDPHPPVLPGAPPPLGAPARLPVRPGIGRFLVLVVVFVCAACGLVYELELVALASYLMGDSVTQASVVLSVMVFAMGVGSLAAKRLRRHAAAAFGVVEAVLALAGGCSAMALYAVFAWTGGWAGLWADGPRCLLVGFCLAIGLLIGAEVPLLMELIQRVRRQDPGGAVADLFAADYVGALVGGLAFPFFLLPFLGQLTGALLTGTVNVVAGGALILGLFRHDLTRRARWVLLVANVTALGLLASAAVLVGDFERAARQAVYGDDVRVALQTDVQEVVVTGGTHGRPLDLFLDGRLRVGGRDEHRYHEALVHPAMTGPHARVLILGGGDGLAAREVLRHSGVRRVDVVTLDSGLAHLARRDPGLSALNGHVYGDPRVHVTTTEAFRRLRATPPASYDVVIADLPDPGYTAGTKLYSQEFYGLIRRALRPGGRVAVHAGQVSGSTRAFWTVDATLRAAGLATAPYRVPAPDRSAGARAPRDWGFVLAGTGPSAPPLRLDPRAPRPRALTDAQLAADARAAARTRIPGLPASTLAHPRY, via the coding sequence GTGATCGATCCGCACCCGCCCGTCCTCCCCGGCGCCCCGCCGCCCCTGGGCGCTCCCGCGCGGCTGCCCGTCCGGCCGGGGATCGGACGGTTCCTGGTCCTCGTGGTCGTCTTCGTCTGCGCGGCCTGCGGGCTCGTGTACGAACTCGAACTCGTCGCCCTCGCCTCCTACTTGATGGGCGACTCGGTCACGCAGGCCTCCGTGGTGCTGTCCGTCATGGTGTTCGCGATGGGCGTCGGCTCGCTCGCGGCCAAGCGGCTGCGCCGGCACGCGGCCGCCGCGTTCGGCGTGGTCGAGGCGGTCCTCGCCCTCGCCGGCGGGTGCAGCGCGATGGCGCTGTACGCCGTCTTCGCCTGGACCGGCGGCTGGGCCGGACTGTGGGCCGACGGACCGCGCTGCCTGCTCGTCGGCTTCTGCCTCGCCATCGGGCTGCTCATCGGCGCGGAGGTCCCGCTGCTGATGGAGCTGATACAGCGCGTGCGCCGCCAGGACCCGGGCGGAGCGGTGGCCGACCTGTTCGCGGCGGACTACGTCGGCGCGCTCGTCGGCGGCCTCGCCTTCCCCTTCTTCCTGCTGCCGTTCCTGGGCCAGTTGACCGGCGCCCTGCTCACCGGCACTGTCAACGTGGTGGCCGGGGGCGCCCTGATCCTCGGCCTGTTCCGGCACGACCTGACCCGCCGCGCCCGCTGGGTGCTGCTCGTCGCCAACGTCACCGCCCTCGGCCTGCTCGCCTCCGCCGCCGTCCTCGTCGGCGACTTCGAACGCGCCGCCCGGCAGGCGGTGTACGGCGACGACGTCCGGGTCGCCCTCCAGACCGACGTCCAGGAGGTCGTCGTCACCGGCGGCACCCACGGCCGCCCGCTCGATCTGTTCCTGGACGGCCGGCTGCGCGTCGGCGGCCGCGACGAGCACCGTTACCACGAGGCGCTCGTCCACCCCGCGATGACCGGCCCCCACGCGCGCGTACTGATCCTCGGCGGCGGGGACGGGCTGGCCGCGCGGGAGGTGCTGCGGCACTCGGGCGTCCGGCGGGTGGACGTGGTCACCCTCGACTCGGGCCTCGCGCACCTGGCCCGCCGCGACCCGGGACTGTCCGCCCTCAACGGCCATGTGTACGGCGACCCCCGCGTCCACGTCACCACGACCGAAGCCTTCCGCCGGCTGCGCGCGACGCCCCCGGCGTCGTACGACGTGGTGATCGCCGACCTGCCCGACCCGGGCTACACGGCCGGCACCAAGCTGTACTCCCAGGAGTTCTACGGCCTGATCCGCCGCGCCCTGCGGCCCGGCGGGCGCGTCGCGGTGCACGCCGGGCAGGTCTCGGGCAGCACCCGGGCCTTCTGGACGGTGGACGCGACCCTCCGCGCGGCCGGTCTCGCCACCGCCCCCTACCGCGTCCCCGCGCCCGACCGCTCGGCCGGCGCCCGCGCCCCGCGCGACTGGGGCTTCGTCCTCGCCGGGACGGGACCGTCCGCGCCGCCCCTCCGGCTGGACCCGCGCGCTCCCCGCCCGCGCGCGCTGACCGACGCCCAGCTGGCGGCCGACGCCCGTGCGGCGGCCCGTACCCGCATCCCGGGACTGCCCGCGTCGACGCTCGCTCATCCGCGGTACTGA
- a CDS encoding SRPBCC domain-containing protein, whose translation MEHEVFVPVPAERLREALGDPVRVARAVPGLQQDAGAEPLVGRLKVRVGGHSITYRGSMRVAAHGDGSYALEADATEARGTGAVKLALTLRLRDTDGGAAVGVDGTVSADGRITELQPDAVVTAATRLLHRFVEALAAEQTEEAHKAQAAKAAQEAQEAPEGPEAQEAPEGPEAQEAQEGPEAQEAQEGPEAPKAQEGPEAPKAPKASDAPETTDAAAQEAEPEARPSVFDTAVPPPSLDPATEDFAEAVVPPAEAAHARRTMIGRSAEEVDHAPPRGRYAPVPAPQTVAASTTLRWAAPAAALVLASAIVVGRALRRRH comes from the coding sequence ATGGAGCACGAGGTTTTCGTTCCGGTCCCGGCCGAGCGGCTGAGGGAGGCGCTCGGCGATCCCGTGCGGGTCGCGCGGGCCGTTCCGGGGCTCCAGCAGGACGCCGGCGCCGAGCCGCTCGTGGGGCGGCTGAAGGTGCGGGTCGGCGGTCACTCCATCACCTACCGCGGATCGATGCGCGTCGCGGCGCACGGCGACGGTTCGTACGCCCTCGAAGCCGACGCGACCGAGGCCCGCGGCACCGGCGCGGTCAAGCTCGCCCTCACCCTGCGTCTGCGGGACACGGACGGCGGCGCGGCCGTCGGTGTCGACGGCACCGTCTCCGCGGACGGCCGGATCACCGAGCTCCAGCCCGACGCGGTGGTCACGGCCGCGACGCGCCTGCTGCACCGCTTCGTGGAAGCGCTGGCGGCCGAACAGACCGAGGAAGCGCACAAGGCCCAAGCGGCCAAAGCGGCCCAGGAGGCCCAGGAGGCCCCGGAGGGCCCAGAGGCTCAGGAGGCCCCGGAGGGCCCAGAGGCCCAGGAGGCTCAGGAGGGCCCAGAGGCCCAGGAGGCTCAGGAGGGCCCAGAGGCCCCGAAGGCTCAGGAGGGCCCAGAGGCCCCGAAGGCCCCGAAGGCCTCGGATGCCCCGGAGACGACGGACGCGGCGGCCCAGGAGGCCGAGCCCGAGGCGCGGCCCTCCGTCTTCGACACCGCGGTCCCGCCGCCCTCCCTGGACCCCGCCACCGAGGACTTCGCCGAGGCGGTCGTCCCCCCGGCCGAGGCGGCCCACGCGCGGCGGACGATGATCGGGCGCAGCGCGGAGGAGGTCGACCACGCCCCGCCCCGCGGCCGCTACGCCCCCGTACCGGCCCCGCAGACCGTCGCCGCGAGCACGACACTCCGCTGGGCGGCACCGGCAGCGGCCCTGGTGCTGGCGTCCGCGATCGTGGTGGGACGCGCGCTGCGCAGGCGCCACTGA
- a CDS encoding aldose 1-epimerase, with protein sequence MSNEDITLTAGDAEVSVRPGNGGRIGGLRVGGLELLRQGDRFGCFPMVPWCGRIRDGRFLNGGTVHQMPLNSPPHAIHGTARDGAWRTARASADEAVLTYDLVDPWPYPARVTQVVGLAEDSLTLTMSVETYESSFPAQIGWHPWFNRNLGGEGAQDARLDFSAAWQEERGADHLPTGRRIDPAPGPWDDCFGMPGGVDVTVTWPGQLELRLGSREEWVVVYDEQDAAVCVEPQTGPPNGLNSMPRLVTPLEPLEATTTWSWRRL encoded by the coding sequence GTGAGTAACGAAGACATCACGCTGACCGCGGGCGACGCGGAAGTGAGCGTGCGGCCGGGCAACGGCGGCCGTATCGGAGGACTTCGGGTCGGCGGGCTCGAACTGCTCCGGCAGGGAGACCGGTTCGGGTGCTTCCCGATGGTCCCCTGGTGCGGGCGGATCCGGGACGGACGCTTCCTCAACGGCGGCACCGTCCACCAGATGCCCCTCAACTCCCCGCCGCACGCCATCCACGGCACGGCCCGCGACGGCGCCTGGCGCACCGCCCGGGCCTCCGCCGACGAGGCGGTCCTCACGTACGACCTGGTCGACCCCTGGCCCTACCCGGCCCGTGTCACCCAGGTCGTCGGGCTCGCCGAGGACAGCCTCACGCTGACCATGTCCGTGGAGACGTACGAGTCGTCCTTCCCGGCGCAGATCGGCTGGCACCCGTGGTTCAACCGGAACCTCGGCGGCGAGGGTGCGCAGGACGCGCGGCTCGACTTCAGCGCCGCCTGGCAGGAGGAGCGCGGGGCGGACCATCTGCCCACCGGCCGCCGGATCGACCCGGCGCCCGGTCCCTGGGACGACTGCTTCGGGATGCCCGGCGGCGTCGACGTCACGGTGACCTGGCCGGGGCAGCTGGAGCTGAGGCTGGGCAGCCGGGAGGAGTGGGTCGTGGTCTACGACGAGCAGGACGCCGCCGTGTGCGTCGAGCCGCAGACCGGACCGCCCAACGGGCTGAACAGCATGCCGCGCCTGGTCACCCCGCTCGAGCCGCTGGAGGCCACCACCACCTGGAGCTGGCGCCGCCTCTAA
- the pyrE gene encoding orotate phosphoribosyltransferase: MTDTRGALLQQIKDKAVVHGKVTLSSGKEADYYVDLRRITLDGEAAPLVGQVMLDLTDDFDFDAVGGLTLGADPVATAMLHASAARGKVLDAFVVRKAGKAHGLQRRIEGAEVKGRRVLAVEDTSTTGGSVLTAVEALREAGAEVVAVATIVDRATGAAEAIAEQAQVPYVFAFSKDDLELD; encoded by the coding sequence ATGACGGACACTCGCGGCGCGCTGCTGCAGCAGATCAAGGACAAGGCCGTGGTGCACGGCAAGGTGACCCTGTCGTCGGGCAAGGAAGCCGACTACTACGTCGACCTCCGCCGCATCACCCTCGACGGTGAGGCGGCCCCGCTGGTCGGCCAGGTCATGCTGGACCTGACCGACGACTTCGACTTCGACGCCGTCGGCGGGCTGACGCTGGGCGCCGACCCGGTCGCGACCGCGATGCTGCATGCTTCCGCCGCGCGCGGGAAGGTGCTCGACGCGTTCGTCGTGCGCAAGGCGGGCAAGGCGCACGGCCTGCAGCGCCGGATCGAGGGCGCGGAGGTCAAGGGCCGGCGGGTGCTCGCCGTCGAGGACACCTCCACCACCGGCGGCTCGGTGCTGACCGCGGTCGAGGCGCTGCGCGAGGCCGGTGCCGAGGTCGTCGCGGTGGCCACCATCGTGGACCGTGCGACGGGCGCCGCCGAGGCGATCGCCGAACAGGCCCAGGTGCCTTACGTGTTCGCCTTCTCGAAGGACGACCTGGAACTGGACTGA
- the fbaA gene encoding class II fructose-bisphosphate aldolase: protein MPIATPEVYREMLDRAKAGKFAYPAINVTSSQTLNAALRGFAEAESDGIIQISTGGAEFLGGQYSKDMVTGAVALAEYAHIIAEKYPVTVALHTDHCPKDKLDGYVRPLIAVSEERVKAGGNPLFQSHMWDGSAETLADNLAIAEELLARADAARIVLEVEITPTGGEEDGVSHEINDSLYTTVEDAIRTAEALGLGDKGRYLLAASFGNVHGVYKPGNVVLRPDLLKQLNEGVAAKFGLPAGSQPFDFVFHGGSGSTAEEIATALENGVVKMNIDTDTQYAFTRPVADHMFRNYDGVLKVDGEVGNKKAYDPRTWGKLAEASMAQRVAEAARNLRSAGTKIK, encoded by the coding sequence ATGCCCATCGCAACCCCTGAGGTCTACCGCGAGATGCTCGACCGGGCGAAGGCAGGCAAGTTCGCCTACCCGGCCATCAACGTCACCTCCAGCCAGACCCTGAACGCGGCGCTGCGCGGCTTCGCCGAGGCGGAGAGCGACGGCATCATCCAGATCTCGACGGGCGGCGCCGAGTTCCTGGGCGGCCAGTACAGCAAGGACATGGTCACCGGCGCGGTGGCCTTGGCCGAGTACGCGCACATCATCGCCGAGAAGTACCCGGTGACGGTCGCCCTGCACACGGACCACTGCCCGAAGGACAAGCTCGACGGCTACGTCCGTCCGCTCATCGCGGTCTCCGAGGAGCGCGTGAAGGCCGGCGGCAACCCGCTCTTCCAGTCGCACATGTGGGACGGCTCCGCCGAGACCCTCGCCGACAACCTCGCCATCGCCGAGGAGCTCCTGGCGCGCGCCGACGCCGCCCGGATCGTCCTGGAGGTGGAGATCACCCCGACCGGCGGCGAGGAGGACGGCGTCTCCCACGAGATCAACGACTCGCTGTACACGACGGTCGAGGACGCGATCCGTACGGCGGAGGCCCTCGGCCTCGGCGACAAGGGCCGCTACCTGCTCGCCGCGTCCTTCGGCAACGTCCACGGCGTGTACAAGCCGGGCAACGTCGTGCTCCGCCCCGACCTGCTGAAGCAGCTGAACGAGGGCGTCGCCGCCAAGTTCGGTCTGCCGGCGGGCAGCCAGCCGTTCGACTTCGTCTTCCACGGCGGCTCCGGCTCCACGGCGGAGGAGATCGCGACCGCGCTGGAGAACGGCGTCGTCAAGATGAACATCGACACCGACACGCAGTACGCCTTCACGCGTCCGGTCGCCGACCACATGTTCCGCAACTACGACGGCGTCCTGAAGGTCGACGGCGAGGTCGGCAACAAGAAGGCCTACGACCCGCGCACCTGGGGCAAGCTGGCCGAGGCGAGCATGGCGCAGCGCGTCGCCGAGGCCGCGCGGAACCTGCGCTCGGCGGGCACGAAGATCAAGTAA
- a CDS encoding MFS transporter: protein MPDVRLASPQGKWIVLTTVLGSSMALLDSTVVNVALPTIGRDLNASLSALQWTVNAYMLTLAGLILLGGSLGDHYGRRRIFLIGVVWFALASLLCGLAPTDIVLIAARALQGIGGALLTPGSLALIQASFHPDDRAKAVGLWSGFGGIGAAVGPFLGGWLVDGPGWRWVFLLNVPLALLCLPVALRHVPESSDPTSRGRFDVLGAALGAVSLALVTYALIEARSGSVAVPVTAVLGVLAGIAFLYVEKHRPAPMMPLDIFASRQFTAVNLVTLCVYAAFGGFFFLTALQLQTVSGYSALQAGTALLPTTALMLLFSARSGALADRIGPRIPLTIGPLLCAAGMLLMVRVGKHANYLTDVLPAMVVMGAGMVTLVAPLTATVLASVETARAGLASGINNAAARAAGLVAVAALPLLTGMAPDAYRSADAFDAAFDRAMPICAAVLVIGSVLAFTTVRRPTPPCAHPHCRTHGCVTHPPLEGTNTLPPEGEPAGRGGGTGAHDTDRNDGKRLR, encoded by the coding sequence ATGCCCGATGTCCGGCTGGCCTCGCCCCAGGGCAAGTGGATCGTGCTCACCACGGTGCTCGGCTCCAGCATGGCGCTGCTGGACTCGACCGTCGTCAACGTCGCCCTGCCCACCATCGGCCGCGATCTGAACGCGAGCCTGTCCGCCCTGCAGTGGACGGTCAACGCGTACATGCTCACGCTGGCCGGGCTGATCCTGCTCGGCGGCTCGCTCGGCGACCACTACGGGCGCCGCAGGATCTTCCTGATCGGGGTCGTCTGGTTCGCGCTGGCCTCCCTGCTGTGCGGCCTCGCCCCGACCGACATCGTGCTCATCGCCGCGCGGGCCCTCCAGGGCATCGGCGGCGCGCTGCTGACCCCCGGCTCACTCGCCCTGATCCAGGCGTCGTTCCATCCGGACGACCGGGCGAAGGCCGTGGGGCTGTGGTCGGGGTTCGGCGGCATCGGGGCGGCCGTCGGCCCGTTCCTCGGCGGCTGGCTGGTGGACGGGCCCGGCTGGCGCTGGGTGTTCCTGCTGAACGTCCCGCTCGCCCTGCTCTGCCTGCCCGTCGCCCTGCGGCATGTCCCCGAGTCCTCCGACCCCACGAGCCGCGGCCGCTTCGACGTCCTCGGCGCGGCGCTCGGCGCCGTCTCCCTCGCCCTGGTGACGTACGCGCTGATCGAGGCCCGCAGCGGCTCGGTCGCCGTCCCGGTGACGGCCGTGCTGGGCGTGCTGGCGGGCATCGCCTTCCTGTACGTCGAGAAGCACCGCCCCGCCCCGATGATGCCGCTCGACATCTTCGCCTCCCGCCAGTTCACGGCGGTCAACCTGGTCACCCTGTGCGTCTACGCGGCGTTCGGCGGCTTCTTCTTCCTCACCGCGCTCCAGCTCCAGACCGTCTCCGGCTACTCGGCGCTCCAGGCCGGTACGGCGCTGCTGCCGACGACCGCCCTGATGCTGCTGTTCTCGGCCCGCTCGGGCGCCCTCGCCGACCGCATCGGCCCGCGCATCCCCCTCACGATCGGCCCCCTGCTGTGCGCCGCCGGCATGCTCCTGATGGTGCGCGTGGGCAAACATGCGAACTACCTCACCGACGTGCTGCCCGCCATGGTGGTGATGGGCGCGGGCATGGTCACCCTGGTGGCCCCGCTGACGGCGACCGTCCTCGCCTCGGTGGAGACCGCGCGGGCGGGGCTGGCCAGCGGCATCAACAACGCGGCGGCCCGCGCGGCCGGCCTGGTCGCGGTGGCCGCGCTGCCCCTGCTGACCGGCATGGCCCCCGACGCCTACCGCTCGGCCGACGCATTCGACGCCGCCTTCGACCGCGCGATGCCGATCTGCGCGGCCGTCCTGGTCATCGGCTCCGTCCTCGCCTTCACCACGGTCCGCCGACCGACCCCACCCTGCGCCCACCCCCACTGCCGCACCCACGGCTGCGTGACCCACCCACCCCTGGAAGGCACGAACACCCTCCCCCCGGAGGGCGAACCGGCGGGACGGGGCGGCGGGACGGGGGCTCACGACACCGACCGGAACGACGGGAAGCGGCTGCGGTGA
- a CDS encoding DUF3151 domain-containing protein, with the protein MTLHENLLGGPPPTHLPDDPGPRELLAGGTAPAEVAAQHPTSSLAWAQLADDAFERGSVVESYAYARTGYHRGLDALRRNGWKGHGPVPWDHEPNRGFLRALHALARAAQAIGEQEEYERCSQFLKDSSPTAAQTLG; encoded by the coding sequence ATGACGCTTCACGAAAACCTGCTCGGAGGGCCGCCTCCGACCCATCTGCCCGACGACCCGGGGCCGCGTGAGCTGCTCGCCGGGGGCACCGCGCCTGCCGAGGTCGCCGCCCAGCACCCGACCTCCTCGCTCGCCTGGGCCCAGCTGGCCGACGACGCGTTCGAGCGGGGCTCGGTCGTCGAGTCGTACGCCTACGCCCGTACGGGCTACCACCGCGGCCTGGACGCCCTGCGCCGCAACGGCTGGAAGGGCCACGGGCCGGTGCCGTGGGACCACGAGCCCAACCGCGGCTTCCTGCGCGCCCTGCACGCCCTCGCCCGCGCCGCGCAGGCGATCGGCGAGCAGGAGGAGTACGAGCGCTGCTCGCAGTTCCTGAAGGACTCCTCGCCGACGGCGGCCCAGACCCTGGGCTGA
- a CDS encoding tryptophan 2,3-dioxygenase family protein — protein MSHQAHPPFEAAEPETPHLDFAGTTPYEDYVRADVLTHLQHTLSDDPGEMVFLVTTQVMELWFTVIVHEWETAARALRSDDVPVAIDALKRSVRELQALNASWKPLAQLTPAQFNSYRSALGEGSGFQSAMYRRMEFLLGEKSASMLVPHRGAPRVHAELEKALHEPSLYDEVVRFLARRGHAIPEDVLGRDVTLRYEPSPAVEAAWTAVYAGEKGTELARLGEALTDVGELVWRWRNDHLLATRRAMGAKAGTGGSAGVAWLERRAQKNVFPELWTARSHV, from the coding sequence ATGTCCCACCAGGCTCACCCCCCTTTCGAGGCCGCTGAGCCCGAGACCCCGCATCTCGACTTCGCGGGCACGACGCCGTACGAGGACTACGTCCGCGCCGACGTGCTCACCCACCTCCAGCACACCCTCTCCGACGACCCCGGCGAGATGGTCTTCCTGGTCACCACGCAGGTGATGGAGCTGTGGTTCACCGTCATCGTGCACGAGTGGGAGACCGCGGCGCGCGCCCTGCGCTCGGACGACGTGCCGGTCGCGATCGACGCGCTGAAGCGTTCAGTACGGGAGCTCCAGGCGCTGAACGCCTCCTGGAAGCCGCTCGCCCAGCTCACCCCGGCCCAGTTCAACTCCTACCGCTCCGCCCTCGGCGAGGGCTCCGGCTTCCAGTCGGCGATGTACCGCCGCATGGAGTTCCTGCTCGGTGAGAAGTCCGCCTCGATGCTGGTCCCGCACCGCGGCGCGCCGCGCGTGCACGCCGAGCTGGAGAAGGCCCTGCACGAGCCGAGCCTGTACGACGAGGTGGTCCGCTTTCTCGCCCGCCGCGGGCACGCGATCCCCGAGGACGTCCTCGGCCGCGACGTGACGCTGCGCTACGAGCCCTCGCCGGCCGTCGAGGCCGCCTGGACCGCCGTCTACGCGGGCGAGAAGGGCACCGAACTCGCCCGGCTGGGCGAGGCGTTGACCGACGTCGGCGAGCTGGTGTGGCGATGGCGCAACGACCATCTCCTCGCCACCCGCCGCGCGATGGGCGCGAAGGCCGGCACGGGCGGCTCCGCCGGGGTGGCCTGGCTGGAGCGGCGTGCGCAGAAGAACGTGTTCCCCGAGCTGTGGACGGCGAGGTCCCATGTCTGA
- the kynU gene encoding kynureninase produces MSESPRALMAEKAAKLDAADELASTREQFVLDDVVYLDGNSLGALPAHVPDRVADVVRRQWGELRIRSWDESGWWTAPERIGDRIAPLVGAAPGQIVVGDSTSVNVFKALVAAVRIAGEGRDEIVVDATTFPTDGYIAESAARMTGCTLRPVDPARVREALGERTAAVLLNHVDYRTGRLHDLPALTAAVRAAGAVSVWDLCHSAGALPVGLDEHGVDLAVGCTYKYLNGGPGSPAYLYVRRALQDVFDSPLPGWNSHAEPFGMRGAYEPAAGALRGRVGTPDILSMLALEAALDVWDGVPVEAVRAKSLALTDFFLECVAAYVPQGGVESLTPAAHEERGSQVALRCADAGEVMRRLIERGVVGDFRAPDVLRFGFTPLYVGFADTERAARVLADTLSR; encoded by the coding sequence ATGTCTGAGTCCCCGCGTGCGCTGATGGCGGAGAAGGCCGCGAAGCTGGACGCGGCCGACGAACTGGCGTCCACGCGCGAGCAGTTCGTCCTCGACGACGTCGTCTATCTGGACGGCAACTCGCTCGGCGCGCTGCCCGCGCACGTCCCCGACCGGGTGGCGGACGTCGTCCGCCGTCAGTGGGGCGAGCTGCGCATCCGCTCGTGGGACGAGAGCGGCTGGTGGACCGCGCCGGAGCGGATCGGCGACCGGATCGCGCCGCTGGTGGGCGCGGCGCCGGGCCAGATCGTGGTCGGCGACTCCACGAGCGTCAATGTCTTCAAGGCACTGGTGGCGGCCGTACGGATCGCGGGCGAGGGGCGCGACGAGATCGTCGTCGACGCCACCACCTTCCCCACGGACGGCTACATCGCCGAGTCGGCGGCCCGGATGACGGGGTGCACGCTGCGTCCGGTGGACCCCGCGCGGGTCCGCGAGGCGCTGGGCGAGCGTACGGCGGCCGTCCTGCTCAACCACGTCGACTACCGCACCGGGCGCCTGCACGACCTGCCCGCTCTGACCGCCGCCGTCCGCGCGGCGGGCGCGGTGTCGGTCTGGGACCTGTGCCACAGTGCGGGCGCGCTCCCGGTGGGCCTGGACGAGCACGGCGTCGACCTGGCGGTGGGCTGCACGTACAAGTACCTGAACGGCGGCCCGGGTTCGCCCGCCTATCTCTACGTACGCCGTGCTCTGCAGGACGTCTTCGACTCGCCGCTGCCCGGCTGGAACTCCCACGCGGAGCCCTTCGGCATGCGCGGCGCGTACGAACCGGCGGCGGGCGCCCTGCGCGGCCGGGTCGGGACGCCGGACATCCTGTCGATGCTCGCCCTGGAGGCGGCGCTGGACGTGTGGGACGGGGTGCCGGTCGAGGCGGTGCGCGCCAAGTCCCTCGCGCTCACCGACTTCTTCCTTGAGTGCGTGGCCGCCTATGTGCCTCAGGGCGGGGTGGAGTCGCTGACGCCCGCCGCGCACGAGGAGCGCGGCAGCCAGGTGGCGCTGCGCTGTGCGGACGCGGGCGAGGTGATGAGGCGGCTCATCGAGCGGGGCGTGGTCGGCGACTTCCGCGCGCCCGACGTCCTGCGCTTCGGTTTCACCCCGCTGTACGTCGGCTTCGCGGACACCGAGCGTGCGGCGAGGGTACTGGCGGACACGCTGAGCCGATAG